One segment of Lutra lutra chromosome 12, mLutLut1.2, whole genome shotgun sequence DNA contains the following:
- the GLTP gene encoding glycolipid transfer protein, protein MALLAEHLLKPLPADKQIETGPFLEAVSHLPPFFDCLGSPVFTPIKADISGNITKIKAVYDTNPAKFRTLQNILEVEKEMYGAEWPKVGATLALMWLKRGLRFIQVFLQSICDGERDENHPNLIRVNATKAYEMALKKYHGWIVQKIFQAALYAAPYKSDFLKALSKGQNVTEEECLEKVRLFLVNYTATIDVIYEMYTKMNAELNYKV, encoded by the exons ATGGCGCTGCTGGCGGAGCACCTGCTGAAGCCGCTGCCCGCGGACAAGCAGATCGAGACGGGGCCCTTCCTGGAGGCGGTGTCCCACCTGCCGCCCTTCTTCG ATTGCCTCGGGTCCCCAGTGTTTACTCCCATCAAGGCAGACATAAGCGGCAACATCACG AAAATCAAGGCGGTTTATGACACCAACCCAGCCAAGTTCCGGACCCTGCAGAATATCCTGGAGGTGGAGAAGGAAATGTACGGAGCAGAGTGGCCCAAAGTGGGAGCCACGCTGGCACTCATGTGGCTGAAAAG AGGCCTCCGTTTCATCCAGGTCTTCCTCCAGAGCATCTGTGACGGGGAGCGGGATGAGAATCACCCCAACCTCATCCGTGTCAACGCCACCAAGGCCTACGAGATGGCCCTCAAGAAGTATCATGGCTGGATCGTGCAGAAGATCTTCCAG GCAGCGCTGTATGCGGCTCCCTACAAGTCCGACTTCCTGAAAGCACTCTCCAAGGGTCAGAACGTGACGGAGGAGGAGTGCCTGGAGAAGGTCCGCCTCTTCCTGGTCAACTACACGGCCACCATTGACGTCATCTACGAGATGTACACCAAGATGAACGCTGAGCTCAACTACAAGGTGTAG